One window of the Pyxicephalus adspersus chromosome 5, UCB_Pads_2.0, whole genome shotgun sequence genome contains the following:
- the LOC140332026 gene encoding chemokine XC receptor 1-like yields the protein METTTFDYTSDYDPFIVTPCNKEDVKMFVTLFTNILNSLIFIFGITGNCLVLWIIITYESRESLTNIFLFNLSIADLILTSCLPFFSIYQSQGWVFGAVACKVFNILFSIGFYSGLIFVTFLTYHRYLAVVDPLSALKAKKPFYGVLITLLAWVISIAASVPVMIFQVHSTNGDLNKCEYNQVLPVLVSHYQQNISFLFALSSIIFCYYKILRTLQHSRSQRNHKPVRLILFIVLVYFLSWTPYNIAIMLQSFHHQQFLMECNFIKRIDYAKYVSEKLALLHCFLNPILYALVGIKFRRHLKHMMKCFYPCRHEEVHGTRISSHDHDHNRIDSVY from the coding sequence ATGGAAACAACTACTTTTGATTATACATCCGATTATGATCCCTTTATAGTTACACCATGCAACAAGGAGgatgttaaaatgtttgtaactctttttacaaacattttaaattccttGATTTTCATTTTTGGGATAACTGGAAATTGCCTTGTCCTCTGGATTATAATCACTTATGAAAGTCGGGAGTCACTAACAAACATCTTTCTTTTTAATCTGTCAATTGCAGACCTGATTTTAACATcctgtttgccatttttttccatCTACCAAAGTCAAGGATGGGTATTTGGGGCTGTGGCTTGCAAAGTATTCAACATCCTATTCTCCATTGGATTTTACAGCGGacttatttttgtaacatttcttACGTATCATCGTTACCTTGCAGTTGTGGATCCCCTGTCGGCTTTAAAAGCCAAGAAGCCTTTCTATGGAGTCCTAATAACTCTGCTTGCCTGGGTAATAAGCATAGCTGCTTCAGTCCCTGTGATGATTTTCCAAGTGCATAGTACAAATGGTGATCTTAACAAATGTGAATATAATCAAGTACTCCCTGTGTTGGTAAGCCACTACCAACAAAATATTTCCTTTCTATTTGCCTTGTCATCCATCATATTCTGTTACTATAAAATTCTAAGGACATTACAGCACTCTCGATCACAAAGGAACCACAAGCCAGTTAGACTCATCCTTTTTATTGTTCTGGTATACTTTCTCAGCTGGACACCATATAATATTGCCATCATGTTACAATCATTTCACCATCAACAATTTCTTATGGAATGTAATTTCATTAAACGTATTGACTATGCAAAATATGTCAGTGAAAAATTAGCACTTTTGCATTGTTTCCTTAACCCTATTTTATATGCTTTGGTTGGGATCAAATTCAGAAGACACCTAAAGCACATGATGAAATGTTTTTACCCTTGTAGACATGAAGAGGTACATGGGACTCGAATTAGTTCCCATGACCACGATCACAATCGAATAGACTCTGTTTACTAA